A genomic window from Thermoanaerobaculia bacterium includes:
- a CDS encoding ATP-grasp domain-containing protein: MKVHEYQAKSLLQKFGVTIPRGEVTDNADEVREIAKRLGGRCVVKAQIHAGGRGKG; the protein is encoded by the coding sequence ATGAAGGTCCACGAGTACCAGGCCAAGTCCCTCCTCCAGAAATTCGGCGTCACGATCCCCCGGGGCGAAGTCACCGACAACGCCGACGAAGTGCGGGAGATCGCCAAGCGTCTCGGCGGGAGATGCGTCGTCAAGGCGCAGATCCACGCCGGCGGCCGCGGAAAGGGGG